The following is a genomic window from Pygocentrus nattereri isolate fPygNat1 chromosome 8, fPygNat1.pri, whole genome shotgun sequence.
atcaccagcgATCAAACTCACggtctcctgatgatagggccaacacttagacggttgcgccactcgggagcccccgCTCAACTGTACTTTGACACAAAATGTGGCTTTAATGTGGCCTAAAATAATTTAGGTGACCTGCTGGCTAACAGACTTGTTAGTCATAAACTTGTTATCTGCTGACAAGTCAATGGTCGAGGGTAGTTGCTTTATCCCTGGCAAGATGTAGTATAAGACACTTTTCCAAAGTAAAAGCAATTCATTGTGCATGTTGTGGAAGAATGCATTTTTCAGACAGGCTGTCCAGACAGTCACAGAATAATATTGTAGTGATACTGCAATAGAAGAGACAAGGTTACGCACAAGTTAATTTGCTTTATTAAAGGTGGTAGTTTGTCCATAGCCACACCTTACACAACAGAGAGTTTTTGTCTTGCTTCATTGCCCGTCACAGTTACACTTCATGAACTACACATAACCAAATGAAGGAAGACTAAGGAGAATAAGAGTCCTTGTCAGACTAAGCCAGATAGTAACTGCTGGAGAGCtaagcatgtaaacacaccattttcctctctgtgtgtcACTTTCTGTAATCAAGTGTAAAGCTTTGGACTTGACTTTCAACTTCCCAGATGCCTACAATCAGAGAACCGATTGGCACAATGTACCACCTTCCCCCTGAAGACTCAAATATCATTTACTCTTCATAagacacagtggtggtggtagaaaTAGGTGTATTaggcattgtgaggcaaaatgcttatcaaagattttttttaatatttatcacTATCTGTGATGAAGGGACACAGTAGGGGTCTACTGTTTTGTAACTTAAACTTGTGTATGCTGTGCTTTACCAGTAAAAGAATTAGATTGCATGTCATTTCCATTATatatacacccaaataaaattgggttctccggtttcctcccacagtccaaagattggacatgctaaattgcccctgggtgtgagtgactgtctgactgtctgactgtctgtctgccctgcgatggactggtgacctgtccagggtgcatcctgccttcctactaggataggctccagcacccccccaacATTTCTTGAGGAAAGCTAAGTTTATTAAAACATTCCTTGTTGGGGCTAtttttgtgatttgtttttccatttaattcttaatattttaagagaaaaacatgagatgctaaaatgtgcagttcatGGGAAATCCAGAACCAGGTTTGGAAACCTTAAATCCTGGAATAATTTATGATCATTTACTGAATATGACCGACAGATGGCAGCAAATCCTACGAAACAATGACTGTAGATGTAAAGGTAGCTACCAGTACAAAAACCTAAGCGATGATTTCCCCTGCAGAGGTGCAGTGGAACTTCTcagtacatccagcatctatgAGTGGAGGAGCTGACGTTAGGTAGACTGTATTCTTCTCTATTTGGAAATCTTTTGGTctcaaataaagtgctaaaaCTTGGAGGGGTGAAGTGTGAGCCACAGCAAAGCAGCTCATGAGCAGAACCAGCAGAACAGAGTTACACTCAAAAGGAGGGGATTAGGGATTTAATGTGGCTTAAATGGAGCAGGAAAAAATATTCCTCTCATAGTACTGAAAGTGCAAGTATTACCCTTATCAAACTACACAAATGTAGTCCATCGAAACTGtacttgaaggggaattccagcagATTTTCAGAATTTCAGGATGATTCAGTTGATGCaatgtaaaagtcattcagattggtttggtgtgaaatggggcactgtagagaaacaggcttttcacatttcatttgttATCAAAAACACCCAGAAGATCTACAGTTCATCTCTGAGTTTTATTTGTAATGGCAAGTGTGAAAAAAGTgctaaatatgcaaaaaaaaatgttgcctTCATCTCTTCaacattaatacattttcaataatatacattttagaccaaagccttcccagaactaGTGTTAAACTATGTCTCAAGCAGCTTAAGCAGCTTACTCATaactattttatataataacttaataataacaactcctcagacgtctggttccattcaccaccactgggagcagttctgactcggcaagtttctctagaatgaaacATTTCGCATTAAACTCCTCTGAATGGCTGTTTACATCTTGGCCATTAGgcagaaaatttaaaaataagggGAATTACCCTTCAAGTTGGCTACAGAATATCTAGTTCCTTCCCACCTCTGGAtggcagtgatgatgaatatgaatttgagtgCTATTTGTATTGCTCCCATTTTGTTGAGTGAGATGTGTATTGTAGCAAAAGGATAACAATGCACTCAACTGCACTGCTTTAGAATCTCCCCATACATGCATATGTAtggccttaaaggggaactccaccaatttaaaaaaaaaaaatacacaattaaatggttaagatgtacacAAAATCATTCAGTGTGGCTTGATGTGAGACGcaccgttctagagaaacttgccgagttAGAACTGttcagtggcggtgataggaaccagacgtccaactCTGAAAGCTCAGAAAAtgattacataaaatggttagaTACATGATGTCTAATGTCTGGCACATCATGTTAACAAAGTTTTGTGATAAAGATTTGACTTAAAGTAGATTTTAGTCAGTTTAAAGtagattttaatccattcatggtggaggggcacatgcagggtgttatacGGCAAAATAGTTCcgaaagaaaacttatttttcatgACTATTTTactcattaacattacatacaaaaactcagaagacagcTGTAAGCTCAATGCTGGCTTTGGATGctaagtaaaatggctatattccTGTTGAAGACATTGTGATccctggctcccatcaccaccactgtaaagaaacctgcgAAGCCCCACTGGAGACAAGCTGTATAATGGTTAGATACATGCTGTATAAATAATCactggccacaacttagtaaggcgtgggaatgagatccaaatgcgtggccatgacttaataagccATGGTCTTGTTCCCacgtcttactaagtcatggccacgacttagttaTATGTCttagcattatttttatttatacaggatgtcatcatcAGGGCTCCGTGGAAACCTGATTCTGCACAGTTAACcattcatatcaaaccactgtgaatgactgtttatatctgAAGGGCTGGATTTTTCAGAAAATTTGATACaatggtgaaattcccctttaatggaGTGGGCAAGGCTCTGTCCTGAATGGATTTCGCCAATGGGTCTCTAATGTAGGCTGTACACATGAGGTATCAGGGGGAAATCGGCCAGCTGGACCGGGAATACGATACTTTCCCCCCGGAAACTTGCAGCCGGTACCAACATTGTGGTGCGTTTGGAGGGAAGGACATGGCGCCCATCAACAAGTAGGCTTCTGTGGTCGGTTTATCACTTTACTTAGTCCAGCTGTAATCTGCCCACAGCCTGCTTTTGTCTACGACAGTATTTACAGTCGAGTGGAGACGTACACGAACGGAAATCGGCGCTTTGTATTAAGTCCTGAAAAAACTGGCCTCCTGAAGAAGTTCGCGCTGACCGCGCAGCGAGGGGAACCTCTGTGTTCAGTCTGGCTGCGAGTTCAAACCCCGCACTCAAGAGTGCGTTCCCCTGTTCCTCGCCTCAGTAAGCGGTCAGCTTTGGTTGAGTTCAGCAGCCCATGAGGGAGAAGAGGAGCTGAGCGGGCTCCGCTGGGGTTTTCAGGCTGAGGAGCAGCAGGAGGGAGGCAGCAGCTTTTCGCCCAGAAAGATGGCACACCGAGGGGGCATTTCTACACACCCCTGCAGACCTCTTCCCTTAGTCCTCCTCGCTTTGGTGGTCATAGTGATGGTCTACACTGTTGGAGCAACAGAGCCGGACGAGGAGTTCAAGGCAGAGGTATTTTTTGAAGTACAAGTAATGAcagatgtttttaatgtaatatcagtaatacaACAGTAatcattttggatttttttcataTTGACCGGGTCGATTATCTAACCTCTCTGCCCATCTCTGAGTGAAATCTGCATGCCTGTATGTAATGGATGACGGTTTggatttattatatatatatatatatatatatatatatacatacatacacacacacacacacacacacacactttagtATATGCTCATGCAGGCATACACTCAAATTTGGAAAGTTAAGTCTCAGACAACAAACTCAGTGCTTTTTGGATCATATTTTGgggtcattattgcactgctgctattttatcattattattttgaaGCACATTCTAGGTTTGATTGTTGTTGACCTTCACCATACCTCAGTCAGCTCATGTGTTTTGAGAGTGTTTTCTGCTCCCTCCTCACCTGGTTAACCTGTAAATCTTCTGAAAGTCTCCAGCCCCACTGTTTAGGCTATAGTGTGGCTTTAGGGTTTGGGTGTTTATACATCAGCTTTTCTTCGAGGGAGTGAACACACTGGAGTGCCTCTTTAACTATTTAAACTGTTGACTCACATAGTGATAGTTCACACTTGGTCCTCTCATGCTTAAGTATGTCCTTTGTTTTGGGCTGTTTAGAAGTTAACTTTTCACAATTCAAACCGGTGGTGTTGCCTGGTTGTTGTTACAGTTAGTTGACTAAAGCAAGGCAGCTGGGGAGAGTGGCCTCAATCTATAAACACAACAGTTTCTAACGGTGTCCTTCTTTCCCTGACTTAAAGGGGCACTCTGGCCaaagtgaaaaatgtaaccattacTATATCTGTTGTAAACCTGGACACTAGCTTCCTACAGTGATGCCACAATAGTATCAAGAGTGCGATTATCCAGTCTAAAGACTAGGAATACTAGGAGTAACCCCATCTGATGATGTATGGTGGAGGTGGGAGGAGTTATTGGAAAAACTACAAGCACTTTGGAAGCAAAATAGCTAGTATTACTGCCAGGAAGCCATCTGTATTTGTAAGCCTCATGGattgcatgctgggtattgtagtaaaAAGAACTATAATgggcaaaaacacacaaaggatACAAAATCATAAATCTTGTCAACTGTTGAGGCAGAGAGATGATGAATAACATTAAATGCTTGTTTTAAGTAAGAATGCCTCTAAGTAGActaactttctctttcttctcattGTCGTCTCCCTCTGTCGTTCATCCAAAGTCATGGCTGAGGACCTACGGCTACCTGTCCCAAGCCAGCAGACAGATGTCCACCATGCAGTCAGCTCACATTCTGTCCAGTGCTATCAAAGACATGCAGCTCTTCTACGGCCTGGAGGTCACGGGCCAGATGGACGAAGCCACTGTGAAGTATGACTTTTTAGTTGAAATAAGCTTTAACCTGTGTGCAAATTTGTGGACCCTCTTGCTGTtttttagagagagaggaagtgttTGAACAGCACTTTATTCGTTAACACCCATTTAAATGGGTGTACATTTCTGCTGCATCAGCAGATCCATTGAAACAATGGAGAGAGTCATTATCAAGCAGAGTGATgtgaataatatttttttcccctctcaaATCTTTACCATATGTTTTAATGCACTCTCGCACCTcgctttattttattagttttctTGAATTTTACCCAACTCAGTTCGTATTAGCTAATGAACAGGAGCTCTGCTGACTAAATGTTCTGCTCTTAAGTAGTAAAAAAAGTAGGCTGGAGCGTTTCCTCATATTTATCTAActatgttttcttatttagacTAATCCAGATTctaatttgttttgtttctttgaaATATTGGCCTACTTAATAGTTCCCACAAAACAACGAATCCCAGAGACTGCATTACCGTTTAGATCCAATCATAAGTTTGCGAGCCACTGACCCTAATTTTCCCACATGTTTTGGTGAATGTGAGCGCTCCCTGAGTGGCTGACCTCCTGTGCTTTCAGAGCTATGAAGCGCCCACGCTGCGGAGTGCCTGACCGCTTCGAGGAGTCGAGCGAAGGAAGTGTCAGGCGAAAGCGCTTTGCTCTGACAGGACATAAGTGGGATAAAGACAAACTAACTTACAGGTGAGAAATGGAGGGGGGGTGAGACCCTTTGACCTCATTTTTTTGGAGAAATAAACACTGTTCAGCACCAAGTGCTACGTTTCTCTCGTAAAGATCGTGAAAGAAAAGTTTTAACCTGCTTAATTATAAAACTGTTGCTTGACTTGTGATGTGCTAATTACTTATTCATTccatagatttttaaaaatttcttaatattcagtcatgaaatgcagttattcagagtggtttgatttgaaacgATTGTAAAGAAACATATGAACTCAGGtgtgtggtggtgataggaaccaggggtcacagtgtcttcaacaaacatagccattttatttactgtcgaAAATGAGGCGTGAATCTACACGTGTCCTGTTACTTTTTgtatgtagtgtagtgggtgacaAACTACTGATCAGTATGAagaaataagttttcctttggGTACAGTTTTTCCTCGCAGTGCCCTACATGTGGGTCTCTGCCATGCATGTATAAAGTCCATTTTAGGCTAAGCACCTTatcttaaaactatcataaaatataTCGTAGTACTTTTATGTGATGGAtcttttagaggctttaaactcttcagacgtgtggttactatcaccaccactgtgaattcCAACTTGGTAAGTTTCTACCTCTACTTCTTTTCTAAATGATTTTGCTTATGCGGGAATTCTATAATATTGGTGTAATAGCCCTTTAATTGCTATTCTAATAAATATAAACTTCACCTGAAGTTGTTAATGTTGCGGATAAGCTAGCTGTAAATAGGTTGTGCTATTTTGTTCGCTACCTTTCAATCATTGTTAGCCACACTATTGTTTTGACTCAAGTACTCCTGTAATTTGGAGACCAGATGTCTCCACAGTAGGGTTCCGCTCTGGTAATTgtgatttattttctcttttctctcagcaTTCAGAACCACTCCCCCAGAGTCGGCCAGCAGCAGTCCTACGAGGCCATCCGGAGAGCCTTCCGTGTTTGGGAGAAAGTGACTCCCCTACAGTTTGAGGAGATTCCTTACCATGACATTAAAAACGGCAGCGAAGGGCCTGATATTATTTTGCTCTTTGCCTCTGGGTACCATGGAGACATGTCTCTCTTTGATGGTGAGGGAGGGTCACTGGCTCATGCATTCTTCCCTGGTCCTGGGATGGGAGGGGACACACACTTTGATATGGATGAACCCTGGACACTCAACCAACAGGAAGGAACAGGTAAGGTCAGATCTGTTGGTACACTGTAGAGCAATTTTGCACAGAATGGTTAAAGGAGaaatccacccatttttcaaaacttctgtaTGAATCAttggttaagatgtgaacaaagttgttcagagtggtttggtttgaaatgctctgttctagggAAACTTGCagactcagaattgttcacagtggtggtgataggaaccatacATCCAAAATTTCCCCTgcataaagttattacatacagtgattacattacatttttttgcgGAGATTCTTGTAGTTAATGTCTTTATCTGATGTATTTGAATTTCAGCTGCGCTCCCGCTTTCGGAATCAGCCAAAACTAATTTAAttagtttgaaaatgcagtgtctgctttttttctcccttgGCCTACATCTCCAGGCGTTGACCTGTTTTTGGTTGCGGTTCATGAGTTGGGGCATGCACTGGGTCTGGAGCACTCCGATGACCCCTTGGCCATCATGGCTCCCTTCTACCAGTGGATAAACCCAGAGAGCTTCTCCCTGGGCAAGGACGACATCAGTGGGATTCACCAGATCTACGGTGGGTGCACACATACAGTCTGTTACGCTACATTCTCTGTACAATATTAAACCCTGTGCAAAAGTAGGAGACTTTCCATGAAAtacatttccagttaaaacagccaaGTACAGGTTATTCCTTCAGATACCTTCAGAAGAAAGGTGAGAGTCAAAGGAAAACCAGAAGTTTCCCAAACAGGAGTTTAGAtgataaatgattaaaacaaacagGGAAAATTGGACCTGCAAGACCTcatagaccaccaaaacggtCCCCACCAGATGGGGGAGCCAtgggaggttagggaaccggccctgtgaccggaaggttgccagttcaatccccagcaccaacagtatgtgactgaggtgttcttgagcaaggtACCTAACCCCCGGGTgttgcggatagggctgcccaccgctctgggcaagtatgctcactgccccccagtgtgtgtgtgtgtatgtgtgtgtactcactagtgtgtatgcagtgtttcacttcacggatgttTCACTTCATATCTGCGGGTGTTTGTGTCCATCTTTACGCTGTGAAAAGACGACTCAGAAAAGATGTGCagaagcctttactgagaaaatgaaaaaatacagaaagaatatctgcaaatcaaacagtgttgctgctgcaaccaacttctaagactaaactttggaggtgtggaaaatattcctgcagatttctttgaaaaacttgaAGCACGTCTCCAGataagaatggaagctgtaataaagaagaaagatggacacactaaatactgagaaATGTGTATATACAGTTGTAGAGTGGTCTCCGActgttgcacagtactgtacatttcagATTAATGCTGTGGTTTAGTGCATTAGTGCAGGATGTCATACTGCAGTCTTGCAGGGCTggtgtgtttttagtgttttccttgcTTTAGCATCCCTGAACTGcaagtttgaacactcctgtTAATGCTTAGTTTTTATTAGAATGAAATGCTCCTTGTAAAGGCTAAAAGAATTCGAATTCTAAGTctaatgtggaaaaaaattctaattcCATGATGTGCTATCTGTGTTTTATTCATGCAATGCTTGCCCAAGTAAAATGCGTCCAACTTAGTGGAATAGGCAGTGGCTGAGAGATGAACTCGTCCCAGTTAATGCATATCAGTGTAGGTCTGTTTTCTCCATTGTGGCTGATCTGAAAGCCCTGCACAGCATTGCTGAGTGAATGAGCCTCGTGGGCTTCCTGCCACAACTGCTGCTGTGTGGAAAAAAGTGTGACACtagttttaatgtgtgtgtatcaggGAATTCAATGAGTTTCACGTTTAGTGTAAGTATTAgtgatgcagtgatgtaaaATTTCTGGGCTGATACCAATAATTGATCATTTGGGATGCATGGAATTTCCAGCCACTGAAAATAGCACTTCAGTACTTTCTGTTTTCAGTGGAACATTTTGACTGGGAAAATTGAACGATTACATTGGCAAAATAGTGTCAAAATCTAAGGCTCTGCAAATAATTTTAGTGGtagtgaaaatgagaaatagtgatttttaaaaaaatcctaaaaCCCACTTGTTTCCTTTCACTCTCCTGTGTCAGCCAGCACAGGCgtgttcaaacagtttgagtggTAGCAGATCAAACAGTGAAATATCAGCCATGTGCAGCTATGTGCAACTGTTTCAGTTTCTATGAGGGATGTTAGACAAGCGATTTATTATAGCATAATTTGGCAGGTTTTCTCATACAGAGGAACTCACAATACTATGTGAATGTAGCATTAGATATCTTGCCCAAAAACTGGCAGTGGAATTAAGCCTCCAATGTTCAAGAGTGGGACAGTGGTGTTATCCTTTATGCTGTTCATTTGAGCTGAAATTAATGCAGATGCACAGCAGCAGTGATAATACATACATAGGATTCTTAGTCATCAGTTGTAATTATCTTATGTGATTCCAATATTGGActaaaattataataatgaattatttaaatttttcagCATCTAATATTTCAGCTGCCAATATACTGTTGTGTGATTACAGGCCCTCCTGAGACACCAACTACCCCGCCATTGCCCACCACTACAGTCTCATATACTACCACACCTGAGCCAGAGCCCACGACCACCATGGCCTCCACAACAACCACCAGACCCCCTCAAAGACCTACCCAGCCATGGGTTCCTCCAGCCACCCCTACTAGACGGCCCCACAGACCCAAACCCACTAGCCGTTCAGACCAAGGTGCCCCAAACATCTGTGAAGGAGATTTTGACACAGTGACCATGCTGAGGGGTGAAATGTTTGTCTTCAAGGTGAGACAATCACTGACAAATCTCTGATAGTCAAGATAAAACTAACCATGAGATGTAAAACCCTGCTAAACAGtgtttataaaaacaaattCTTAGGTATTGCACAATGTTTGAACATGGCCTCCTGGAACAGAACAGTTAGTTCTCTCTGAATGTTGTTTTTCCATCTCTTCACAGAATGCAAAACATGTACCAATCTAGTCACATGTTTCTGTGTCTACATGTTTTTAATCAGAATATGATCTTctctctatttatctgtctatatctctctttttctttcttgctttctttctctttcagggTCGTTGGTTCTGGCGGGTCAGGAGGAATCGAGTTCTAGATAACTACCCCATGCCTATTTCTTTCTTCTGGGTGGGACTGCCTGAGGACATAGATGCTGCCTATGAACGTCACGATGggaaatttgtgtttttcaaaGGTCAGCAGTGTGAAAATAATATGTGGGTGAATATGCGGGTTAGAAAGCTTCAGAATGCACTTCACCCCTTTACCCCTGTGAgcccacacttcagttcctcactgcATAGCTTGCATGTTACTTGCATATTAGTTTCACAgtagttaataaaataattgatAGAAGTTAGGAAGTTTAGCAATGtaccaaaatgaaaattcctggctgaaattgaaattgaaaaCAAACCCAGaacctgtttttttaaataagggTTCTAAATATAAAAGACTACaaggtaataaataaaatgcacttTTATTTACTGATAAAATCCACTTTGAATAGGATGATAACAGAGAGCGGTTTGTTATGCAAGGCTTGAGTTCCATTTTTTAAGTTGTGCTTTGTACTTTGCACTGTAGATGGTGTATTAGTGAGGccttttttgctgtatttggCATATTGAGTGAGACAGCCTGTTTTCATGTGATATCAAGCCTGTAATGGAGAAGTTCTTGGATGTTGTACTTCCTCTTGATACTCAGTGACAGAGATTACTGGTTGTCCAGTTGTCCCTTTTAGAAGCTCTGTTCAACACAGACCGacattttttcctctgtttatctgctgctgctgttcagaATGTTTGAACATGTCTTTGCTGACCAGCACAGGATagccaaaggaaaaaaatgccGTTGTCATTCttatttaagtcattttttggAGCGTTTCCTGcgtttttttctccttcgtccGATATACAAAAATGCCACCTTTGGCCATTTTGGGTGGCCAAAATTTCTGTGCATCCCTAATAGATGCTAATGAATAATATTCCTTTAAATAGTAAGAGTTGGGTTCAGAGGGGCTTAACTTATTCTATTAGAGAAAGTGGCTGCTGAGGTCGCATCTCAGATGGCTCGCCTGTACTGACACAAACTGGAAATGTAGAGCATCTTACTCATCTGATCAGTTCTTTATGGCATCCTAAAAGCACACTGGCTGTAGAGCTGTAAATATTTCCCAGATATCGAACTTTCTTCAAAACATCTGTTCCCCCGGCACCAGCAAACACTTGGCCATATTACATCACTAGTAAAGCACTCGGTGCAGTGGGGGGAAGGGGACTTTGGCAGAAGCGCTAGGCCTGGCCTTTGTTGCGTCAGCCTCCACACGCTTAACACTGATCTGCTTTCAGTTTGAGTAGAGAGTGGAGGAAGAGTGCCACGGGACAGGCTTCAGCTGCTCTGCAGAACGCACTAAACCCCTTATTAGGGCTTCAGCAGCCCCGGCTCATTTGTAAGAAATGTTGATGCGTCTCTTGCAGTGACTTGAGGGGAAACTGTTCATCCACAATACGGACTCTGTCTTCTCAGATCGCAAGAACCATAAAGATCACAGTGTGTCCTCTCAGCCTTTCACTTTCTCCCATTGAGCTCCCTTTGTTCGTCTAAGAGTGTTCTGTTGTGCCTCCCTCCCTTCGGTCCTCCCCACAGGCAGTCAGTACTGGCTCTTCAGGGAAGCTGATGTGTTGCCTGGTTATCCTCAGGACCTGTTTCGCTATGGTCATGGTATGCCTGACAGAGTGGACACAGCTGTGTGGTGGGAGCCCTCTGGCTACACCTACTTCTTCAGAGGAGACAGGTGAAAACACTATTGTTATTGTGGAAaatgtttcaacattttttttatctccctttctcttttttaacatacactttcaaaataaagatgccaaagggttctatgtagcgaGTCAATAGACTGACCATTGTTGGTTCCTTAAGGAACCTTTCATGAaggattctttaaagaaccatttttgttaaTGAGAAGGCTCTgcatcagtggtcaccaaccgtGGCCCTGCAAATCAGTctttgaccactgatgatgcTGCAGCTGCCTGTAGTTGGGAgaccaagagagcataattgcTTTTGCTCTCTGtgtgggtaggatgcccccccTTCCTTCTCTGCCCATCATACAACacgatgctagtcagcacaagcgtctgttagctgatgtaacagatctgacGGTTGCCGCttgtagataaaaaaaaacaaaaaacttttctCTCTTGCAGATACTGGCGTTTCAGTGAAGAGTCACAGGCTGTGGATAAAGACTACCCCAAACACATCAGCGTTTGGGGCTCCATCCCTGCCTTTCCTAAAGGGGCCTTCCTCAGCGATGATGGAGGTGAGTCAGCGCTGGGGGACGGGTGCCCAGGAAAATGCCTCTCAAAAATGCGAGAGCAGGGTTGATTCGAAGCTGAGAGCAGGAAAATGTGacttcactgtagagaaagtaGGGCGCGTTAACAGCCCCAGCTCCCTAAAGCTTAATTTCTGTTTCTGCCTTCACGTATCACTTCACACGGCTGGGCACAGACACCTTCATCCAATTCTATTAAAGCAACA
Proteins encoded in this region:
- the mmp15a gene encoding matrix metalloproteinase-15, with the protein product MAHRGGISTHPCRPLPLVLLALVVIVMVYTVGATEPDEEFKAESWLRTYGYLSQASRQMSTMQSAHILSSAIKDMQLFYGLEVTGQMDEATVKAMKRPRCGVPDRFEESSEGSVRRKRFALTGHKWDKDKLTYSIQNHSPRVGQQQSYEAIRRAFRVWEKVTPLQFEEIPYHDIKNGSEGPDIILLFASGYHGDMSLFDGEGGSLAHAFFPGPGMGGDTHFDMDEPWTLNQQEGTGVDLFLVAVHELGHALGLEHSDDPLAIMAPFYQWINPESFSLGKDDISGIHQIYGPPETPTTPPLPTTTVSYTTTPEPEPTTTMASTTTTRPPQRPTQPWVPPATPTRRPHRPKPTSRSDQGAPNICEGDFDTVTMLRGEMFVFKGRWFWRVRRNRVLDNYPMPISFFWVGLPEDIDAAYERHDGKFVFFKGSQYWLFREADVLPGYPQDLFRYGHGMPDRVDTAVWWEPSGYTYFFRGDRYWRFSEESQAVDKDYPKHISVWGSIPAFPKGAFLSDDGVYTYFYKGTKYWRFDNKRMKIDPGYPRSILNDFMGCRVDFDAGPDIHNQWPETGDREKDTDDYKDDVDDVDGDDTHNTDDDVKKEVDEVFPVKETDDHVMTLILVIVPLVLVLCILGVIYVIITTLQNKETPKVLVHCRRSLQEWV